The Streptomyces taklimakanensis nucleotide sequence ACCACCATGCCTCGTGCTGGAGGGCGAAGCCGTTCTGGGCGTAGAAGAGCATCTTGCCCAGCGTGGAGGAGTTGGACGCGCCCAGTCCCAGGAACGACAGGCCGGCCTCGCTGAGGATCGCCAGGATCACGGCGAACACGAACTGCGAGGCCATCAGGGGCAGGAGGTTGGGCAGGATCTCCACCGAGACGATGCGCCAGGGCTTCTCGCCCGCCACCTTCGCCGCGGCGACGTAGTCGCGGTTGCGCAGGGAGAGGGTCTGGGCGCGCAGCACCCGCGCGGAGGCCGCCCAGCCGGTGATCGCCAGCACCACCGCGACGGTCCACCAGCCGCGCTGCTCGACGGGGACGAACCCCGCGATGACGATGACCAGCGGCAGGCCGGGGATGACCAGCATCACGTTGGAGAACAGGGAGAAGCCCTCGTCCACCGCCCCACCGACGTAACCGCCGATGACGCCGAAGACCGCGGACAGCAGGGTGGCCAGGACGCCGACCAACAGGCCGATCTGGAGGGAGCCGCGGGTGGAGTGGGCCAGTTGGGCCAGGACGTCCTGGCCGATCTGGGTGGTCCCCAGCCAGAACTCGCCGCTGGGCGGGGTCATGCCGATGTCGCGGACGGTGTCGGGATCGCCCACCAGCATCGGTCCGAGGACGCCGAAGAGGGCGATGGAGACGACGAGGCCGAGGCCGACGCCGAGCTTGGGGGACCAGCGCGGCACCAGGGAACGCCAGCCGCTGCTCTCGGCGCGTCGGGGGGCGGGCCCGGTACCCGTGGTGCCGGCGGGGGTGTCGGGGGGCGCGCTGCCGGTGTCCTCGACGGACGGGTCGATGTTCGTCACGGTGT carries:
- a CDS encoding ABC transporter permease, which codes for MTNIDPSVEDTGSAPPDTPAGTTGTGPAPRRAESSGWRSLVPRWSPKLGVGLGLVVSIALFGVLGPMLVGDPDTVRDIGMTPPSGEFWLGTTQIGQDVLAQLAHSTRGSLQIGLLVGVLATLLSAVFGVIGGYVGGAVDEGFSLFSNVMLVIPGLPLVIVIAGFVPVEQRGWWTVAVVLAITGWAASARVLRAQTLSLRNRDYVAAAKVAGEKPWRIVSVEILPNLLPLMASQFVFAVILAILSEAGLSFLGLGASNSSTLGKMLFYAQNGFALQHEAWWWFGPPGLVIALFGCGLSLINFSIDEIINPKLRTVPASTRRTRRAHRAARARRAAGPRRVRPPRTASPPPPEPRTARPS